A stretch of the Mesorhizobium huakuii genome encodes the following:
- a CDS encoding DUF6502 family protein has product MSKSGGQHLDAAGVQNALNRVLRPLVRLAIKCGVTFPAFVDLLRQLYVNVAEHEFALPDKQQTDSRVSLLTGVHRKEVSRLRGAGAPVRVVPDSVSRTSAIVARWLADPQFVDAKGVPLPLARTSEAGEPSFAGLVESVTRDLRPRAVLDDWLDRKLVEIDGKDRIVLMEGAMVPRGDGEVRLYYFARNLGDHAAASVQNVLADAPPFLERAVHYDGLSEELARSLEAYSREIAVETLLRLNKYANQAIQSDPGGTSRWNWGVYILTSDGTSLVAEETPENKDAGGETA; this is encoded by the coding sequence ATGAGCAAATCGGGGGGACAACATCTGGATGCCGCAGGGGTCCAGAACGCGTTGAACCGGGTCCTTCGCCCGCTGGTGCGGTTGGCCATCAAGTGCGGCGTGACCTTTCCGGCCTTCGTCGACCTGCTGCGCCAGCTCTACGTCAATGTGGCGGAGCATGAATTCGCGCTGCCGGACAAGCAGCAAACCGACTCGAGGGTCAGCCTGCTGACGGGCGTGCACAGGAAGGAAGTCAGCCGGCTGAGAGGGGCGGGCGCTCCGGTGCGGGTGGTGCCCGATTCCGTTTCCAGGACCAGCGCCATCGTCGCGCGCTGGCTTGCCGATCCGCAGTTCGTCGACGCCAAGGGCGTGCCGTTGCCGCTGGCGCGAACGAGTGAGGCGGGAGAGCCGTCCTTTGCCGGTCTGGTGGAATCGGTAACCCGCGATCTCAGGCCGCGCGCGGTTCTCGACGACTGGCTCGACCGAAAGCTGGTCGAAATCGACGGCAAGGACCGGATCGTGCTGATGGAAGGGGCAATGGTGCCGCGCGGCGACGGCGAGGTCCGGCTCTACTATTTTGCCCGAAATCTCGGGGATCATGCGGCGGCCTCGGTCCAGAACGTGCTGGCCGACGCGCCGCCCTTCCTCGAGCGCGCCGTCCACTATGACGGGCTGTCGGAAGAGCTGGCCAGGTCGCTCGAGGCCTACAGCCGCGAGATCGCGGTCGAAACGCTGCTGCGCCTGAACAAATACGCAAACCAGGCCATTCAGAGCGATCCGGGCGGGACCAGCCGGTGGAACTGGGGTGTCTATATCCTCACCTCCGACGGCACGTCGCTCGTTGCCGAAGAAACGCCCGAGAACAAGGATGCCGGCGGAGAGACGGCATGA
- a CDS encoding MucR family transcriptional regulator, which produces MDPVISITADIVSSYVSNNPIPAAELPDFIGKIHASIRNISDGVADGGPDEIRYAVPVKKSVTPDFIICLEDGKRFKSLKRHIETNYGLTPDQYRKKWNLPSNYPMVAPNYSATRSKLAKSMGLGRKSK; this is translated from the coding sequence ATCGACCCGGTTATCTCGATAACCGCCGATATTGTCTCGTCCTATGTCTCGAACAACCCCATTCCCGCCGCCGAGCTTCCCGACTTCATTGGCAAAATACACGCGTCGATCCGAAATATTTCGGATGGTGTTGCCGATGGCGGCCCCGACGAGATCAGATATGCCGTCCCCGTCAAAAAATCCGTGACGCCCGATTTCATCATCTGCCTGGAGGACGGCAAGCGCTTCAAATCGCTGAAGCGGCATATCGAGACGAACTATGGGCTGACACCGGACCAGTATCGCAAGAAGTGGAACCTGCCTTCCAACTACCCGATGGTGGCGCCAAACTATTCCGCGACCCGCTCGAAACTCGCCAAATCCATGGGGCTGGGCCGCAAATCAAAATAG
- a CDS encoding ATP-binding protein: MTVAIEMGHTTAGAPANLDLEELLATRLLVQGNSGSGKSHLLRRLLEQSAPWVQQTIIDPEGDFVSLGERYGHLVIDAEEHTERGLQAAGERARIHRVSTVLNLEGLDAENQMRRAAAFLGGLFEVARDHWYPMLVVVDEAQLFAPAVAGEVSDEARKLSLGAMTNLMCRGRKRGLAGIIATQRLAKLAKNVAAEASNFLMGRTFLDIDMARAADLLGMERRQAEAFRDLERGQFMALGPALSRRPLGLRIGPTDTSPRNGTPRLMAMPESALEDARAIILAAPPPETVRTPRRVASPDLLDQLMAAKSAALEIRPEPAEPQISAEDLAERRERVDRVLRAILAQPDAGFRVIGVLYQEFVVRCRIEGLASVVPDLAEFRRMLTRARAGLGSETTQDDAWRDVSVRASLLPDDMQGVFMMIARAAKEGWPCPSDAAIARAYGSHSLRRARRLLTYIEEQGLIVCQLDGTGKRTVTLVELAWATAPGDPNAEEAEQGSLAL; the protein is encoded by the coding sequence ATGACCGTTGCGATCGAGATGGGACACACCACGGCGGGCGCCCCAGCGAACCTCGATCTCGAGGAGCTGCTGGCGACCCGCCTTCTGGTGCAGGGTAATTCGGGCTCCGGCAAGTCGCATCTGTTGCGCCGGCTGCTGGAGCAGAGCGCGCCCTGGGTGCAACAGACCATCATCGATCCCGAAGGCGATTTCGTCTCGCTCGGCGAGCGTTACGGCCATCTGGTGATCGATGCCGAGGAGCACACCGAGCGCGGCCTGCAGGCGGCCGGCGAGCGCGCACGCATCCACCGCGTTTCCACCGTGCTCAACCTCGAAGGGCTCGACGCCGAAAACCAGATGCGGCGCGCCGCTGCCTTCCTGGGCGGGTTGTTCGAGGTCGCCCGCGACCATTGGTATCCGATGCTGGTGGTGGTGGACGAGGCGCAGCTGTTCGCGCCGGCTGTGGCCGGCGAGGTTTCGGACGAAGCGCGCAAACTCTCGCTCGGCGCCATGACCAATCTGATGTGCCGTGGCCGCAAGCGGGGACTGGCTGGCATCATCGCCACGCAGCGGCTGGCCAAGCTTGCCAAGAATGTCGCGGCGGAAGCCTCCAATTTCCTCATGGGCCGCACCTTCCTCGATATCGACATGGCGCGCGCCGCCGATCTGCTCGGCATGGAGCGGCGCCAGGCGGAAGCGTTTCGCGATCTGGAGCGCGGGCAGTTCATGGCGCTGGGGCCGGCGCTGTCGCGGCGGCCGCTCGGCCTGCGTATCGGCCCGACCGACACCAGCCCGCGCAACGGCACGCCGCGGCTGATGGCGATGCCGGAATCAGCGCTCGAGGACGCCCGTGCGATCATCCTGGCGGCACCGCCGCCCGAGACGGTGCGCACGCCGCGCCGGGTGGCGTCACCAGACCTGCTCGACCAGCTGATGGCGGCGAAATCGGCGGCGCTGGAAATCCGCCCCGAACCGGCGGAGCCGCAAATCAGCGCCGAGGATCTGGCGGAGCGGCGCGAGCGGGTCGACCGCGTGCTGCGCGCCATTCTGGCGCAGCCCGATGCGGGTTTTCGCGTCATCGGCGTGCTCTACCAGGAATTCGTGGTGCGCTGCCGCATCGAGGGCCTCGCCTCGGTGGTGCCGGACCTCGCTGAATTCCGCCGCATGCTGACGCGCGCCCGCGCCGGCCTCGGCTCCGAGACGACGCAGGATGACGCGTGGCGGGACGTTTCCGTCCGCGCCTCGCTGCTGCCCGACGACATGCAGGGCGTGTTCATGATGATCGCGCGGGCGGCGAAGGAGGGCTGGCCGTGCCCGAGCGACGCCGCGATCGCACGCGCCTACGGTTCGCACTCGCTGCGCCGTGCCCGGCGTCTCCTGACCTATATCGAGGAGCAGGGCCTCATCGTCTGCCAGCTCGACGGCACGGGAAAGCGCACCGTGACGCTGGTCGAACTCGCCTGGGCCACGGCGCCCGGCGACCCCAATGCCGAGGAGGCGGAGCAGGGGAGCCTGGCGCTCTGA